In the Ochrobactrum sp. Marseille-Q0166 genome, one interval contains:
- a CDS encoding phage regulatory protein/antirepressor Ant codes for MHNSTHTNSVSTVAMNVEIETDPVVFERDGGVFTNSRDVAAYFGKEHRNVIRDIDNLIKSEPNLGVLNFEQTPYVEPSNGQTYRSYDIDRDGFALLAMGFTGKKALKFKLKYVAQFNAMEQELKKLASEPSLAFANDPAALRNYLLTYSEKVIQLEGQVEAMQPAVQALEQIAEAHGSFTRTEAAKHLGVAPHMLCKWMTTNGWTYRRAGTKSDIAYQSKILAGYLEHKVRTGPKPDGTEWIETQVRVTPKGLTVLAKAFPQAARAV; via the coding sequence ATGCACAATAGCACACATACCAATTCCGTATCAACAGTTGCGATGAATGTCGAGATCGAGACTGATCCAGTTGTCTTCGAGCGCGATGGCGGCGTATTCACAAATAGCCGTGATGTTGCTGCCTATTTTGGCAAAGAACACCGAAACGTAATTCGTGATATCGACAACCTGATCAAGAGCGAGCCGAATCTGGGTGTGCTCAATTTTGAGCAGACCCCATATGTTGAGCCTTCCAACGGTCAGACATACCGATCGTATGATATTGACCGCGACGGCTTCGCTTTGCTGGCAATGGGCTTTACTGGCAAGAAGGCACTTAAGTTCAAGCTCAAGTACGTGGCCCAGTTCAATGCCATGGAACAGGAACTGAAAAAGTTAGCTTCGGAGCCGTCCCTTGCTTTTGCGAATGATCCGGCTGCATTGCGCAATTATCTGCTTACGTACAGCGAGAAGGTTATTCAACTTGAAGGTCAGGTTGAAGCGATGCAGCCAGCAGTTCAGGCGCTGGAGCAGATCGCGGAAGCCCACGGCAGTTTCACACGAACAGAAGCGGCAAAACACCTCGGTGTAGCCCCGCATATGCTGTGCAAGTGGATGACAACAAACGGCTGGACTTACCGTCGCGCTGGCACAAAGAGCGATATTGCCTATCAGTCGAAGATTTTAGCTGGTTATCTGGAGCATAAAGTGCGCACAGGGCCGAAGCCAGACGGCACGGAATGGATTGAAACGCAGGTTCGCGTCACTCCGAAAGGTCTGACCGTTCTTGCTAAGGCTTTTCCGCAAGCGGCGAGGGCGGTCTAA
- a CDS encoding Arc family DNA-binding protein — protein MYPSQIAERFNVRMPDGLRERLKASAELNKRSMNAELIFHLDRALPLYVQENKKAEALCRA, from the coding sequence ATGTACCCAAGCCAAATAGCCGAGCGCTTCAATGTCAGGATGCCGGACGGTTTAAGAGAAAGGCTTAAGGCCTCGGCAGAATTGAATAAACGCTCAATGAATGCGGAATTGATTTTCCATTTGGACAGAGCTTTGCCGCTCTATGTCCAAGAAAACAAAAAGGCCGAGGCGCTTTGCAGAGCGTGA
- a CDS encoding Arc family DNA-binding protein has product MTVSTGRESDKFMLRFPEGMRDRIRAEAEQNNRSMNAEIIHRLQTTLEMDTYEPQVNAHAETEDDAFNRARSLLNEVDALLANANKLRKSKNK; this is encoded by the coding sequence ATGACAGTATCAACAGGACGAGAAAGCGATAAGTTTATGCTCCGTTTCCCAGAAGGGATGCGGGACCGCATCCGTGCGGAAGCTGAACAGAATAATCGCTCAATGAACGCCGAGATTATTCACCGTCTTCAAACTACGCTTGAAATGGACACTTACGAGCCACAGGTGAATGCCCATGCGGAAACAGAGGATGATGCCTTTAATCGCGCACGCAGTTTGTTGAATGAGGTTGATGCATTACTCGCAAATGCGAACAAGCTCCGTAAGAGCAAAAACAAGTAG